The Legionella adelaidensis genomic interval ATTTGTTCGTAAGCATGACGTAATTTATCAACTACCCGTGTGTAAATTGACTCATGGACAAACAAACGGCGGGTGGTAGTACAGCGCTGTCCAGCTGTTCCAATTGCACCAAATACGATAGCGGGAATTGCTAATTGTAAATCCGCGCTTTCATCAACAATAATTGCATTATTTCCTCCTAGCTCTAAAATTGAACGCCCTAATCGCTCAGCCACCCAACCCGCTACTTGCTTTCCAACTGCGGTAGAACCAGTAAATGATATGAGTGGTATACGTCTGTCTTTTACAAAAGCTTCAGCTATAGCGTGATTTTGAGGAATAAAGACTGAAAAAATTTCAGGGCAGTCATTTTCTTTTAGTACTTGATTGCAAATATGTTGCACGGCAACAGCACAAAGAGGCGTTTTTGCTGAGGGCTTCCAAATAGTTACATTTCCACAAATTGCTGAAATAAAAGCATTCCATGCCCACACGGCTACTGGAAAGTTAAAAGCGGATATAACCCCAATAACGCCATAAGGGTGCCATTGCTCATACATGCGGTGTAAGGGCCGCTCTGAATGCATGGTTTTACCGTATAACATACGGGATTGACCGACGGCGAAATCCGCAATATCTATCATTTCCTGAACTTCCCCATCGCCTTCTTGCTTGGATTTCCCCATTTCCATGGAAACCAGTGTTCCCAAAGCATCTTTATGTTTTCGTAAAGCTTGTCCAATTTGGCGAACAATTTCGCCGCGTTTAGGAGCAGGAAAATCACGCCACTTAAGAAATGCGTTTTGAGAGATACTAACAATTTTTTCATAATCACCCAATGAGCAAGTGGAAACCTTGGCGATCATTTCACCTGTGCTGGGATTCTCCGAAACTAATAATTTTTCATTGGTGATGCTTTCCCATGTGTGCCCTGCAAATGCGCCAGGATTTACATTTTTAATATTTAATGTTTCTAATATTTCCATTGTTCTTCCCCTAGGCAAAATACTGAGCAAAGCGGTTTTTTAGTAATTCGTTCAACGTAAACGACTCTTGTAAAATTAAGCCTTGGTATTTGTCTTCTTGGCTTAAAATTAAATCCAATACCGAGCAAACGCCTGAAGCGGTGCTAATTTGGATAGCAGACCATTTAATCCCTTCAATTTTTTGAGGGTAGATTTTTTTGATATAACTATGTTCCCGTAGCTCCTCTTGTTTTATACCTCCGGTTGCGACGTAAATTATTACAATATCCTGGTAAGTTTTTGGAATAGCACGCTCAAGGATAGTCTTTAAAATGCTGCGATCTTCATTTAATTTTAGATCATTCATTAAAAACCGGATTTTTTCACAGTGGCCAGGATAGCGCATGGTCTTATAATTTAGGGTATTAATTTTATCGCGGTATAACTCTGCAAGGCTTCCTAGCCCGCCAGAGGTATTAAATGCTTCAAATGCGCAGCCTTCTATTTGTATGGCTTCCAAGTCTTCTAGAGGTTTTACTAGCGTATCCGTACCACCTTCGATAGCATGGCAGGGATTACCATATTCATTGATCAATCCTTCTGTAGACCATGTTAAAGAGTACTGTAAAGCATTGCTAGTACGCTGGGGTAAAGCCCCAACCCGCAGCTTGGCATAATGGCACTCATCAAATTCTTGCAACAATGTATTTGCCACAATACTAACAAACCCGGGCGCCAGACCGCATTGGGGTACGAAAGCCGTCTTGGCATTTTCAGCTAATTCTTTGACAACCTTGGTAACAGAGGTATCTTCGGTCAGGTCAAAATAATGCGCTCTTCCTGCTTTTGCAGCTTTAGCCACGTACGAATTTAGGAAATAAGGCAAGCAGGAAACTACCGCTACAATTTCATGTTTTTGGAGGTAGGTTTGCATGGCAACTTGATCTTTGACATCTAATGCCACTGTTTTAATATCGGGCATGGCTGTTAAAAGATGTTTGACGTCTGTGCCTTCAAAATTGATATCAGCCAAATGCACGTTATATTCTTTGGAGCGTGTTAATAGACAGGCAATTAAACTGCCTATTTTCCCTGCGCCAGTGATTAAAACATTGTACATATCCCACTCCTGCGGATTCTGTTACGTCATCCTACACTAAAAAATGGGCAGGATAAATCGTCCTTATTGCCATATGATAAACACGTGGGGGTGCCAAAATTTACGATACGCAGCAAAAACAAACCACTATGTTATTCAATGTCCTACATTTTCAATTGCAAAAAGACAATCATTTGCCCAAAATACCCTATTACGCAGCTAAATTACCCAAAATATTATGCAATTAAAATATTCGACTGCTTTTAGGGCGGTGATTCCTTTTTTTTTAGCAGGTCTTATTGTTCCTCTCGGTTTTGCACCTTTTCACTTCCCGGGATTAAGTATCCTCGGGGTAGGCATATTATTTTATTTATTACAAAGCCCTACTTTAAAATTTAATTTTTTATCGGGCTTTCTATTTGGATTCGCTTATTTTGGCTTAGGTGTTTCCTGGGTATATGTGAGCATTCGGGTTTATGGGCACATTCACCCGCTCCTCTCCTTTTTTATTACTCTCTTATTTATCTTTCTACAGTCATTTTATATTGGACTTGTCACACTTTTTTTCAGGAAAATATACAGAAACATCCCTTTTTTATTTTCCTGTGTTGTTTTTAGTGCAATATGGTGCCTGGGAGAATTTCTCCGAGCAACTATTCTAAGCGGTTTTCCATGGCTTTTACTTGGGTTTAGTCAAATCGAAACGCCTTTACGCTTTATGATTCCCGTTGTGGGAATTTATGGTGTGAGCTTTTTGGCCTGCTTAACTGCTACTTTTTTCGTTGGGGGAGTGCAAAAAGGACGTTCCCATAAATATATTTATACCCTCGCAGCCCTCTTTATTTTACTTGGCCCTGCCTTACTAAATAAATCCTGGACAACGGTAGCCTCAGAGCCACAAAAAATCGGTATTATCCAGGCAAATTTATCTATGCGTGATAAATGGGATGAAACGATTTTTTGGAGGTTATTAAAAACCTACAGCCGAAAAATTCAAGAATTAATCGCCGACAATGATATTATCGTGTTGCCAGAATCGGCATTCCCCGTCCCCCCAAGCTACATTGCCGACTTTCTTGATGAATTAGATAAACAAGCCAAACAGCTTGATACCAGTGTGCTAATAGGAATCCCACAGGCTGCTAATATGGCAGAGACAGCCTATTTTAATACCATGATTGCATTAGGGAATGCAGAAGGAACCTATTTGAAACAGCATTTAGTACCTTTTGGCGAATATATCCCTTTAATCTTTCAACGGCTGAATGATTGGTTAGGTTTACCATCTTCCAATATGCAACCAGGTAAATCCCATCAAAAGCCCATTCTGGTTAAGGAGCGGCCTATTGCTTCTTTAATTTGTTATGAGCTCGCTTATCCTTCCTTGTTACGCAAGCAACTTCCTGATGCGCAGTGGATCGCATCTATTAGTGATGATGGCTGGTTTGGGCATTCCTTTGCTATGTACCAACAATTGCAAATGGCACAAGCTTTATCATTACAAACGGGACGATACCAGGTATTAGCAAATAACGACGGGCTCTCTTCCGTGATAAATGATAAAGGAGAAATCGTCGCCTCTTTACCTGCTTTTAAGTCGAAAACTCTGCAAGCGTCTCTTTATCCTGCTTTTGGCTCTACCCCCTGGGTTTATTATGGGGATGGCCCCGTCCTTCTTAGCTGCTGTTTTATAATAGGCCTCGCAGTTTTTTCTAGCTATAAATTTTTAAGCTTCACCAACCAAAAATTTACGCTTAATGGCGTGCGCGGCCCAGTTACTCGGCTATCTGAACCGCGATCGTGAGGAGCGGAAATTTTGTTTCTCTGCGGACCCACGGAGAAGGGAAAATTGGTTTTTCCGAGCGAAACTATTGCTGACAACCCTAAGAGGCGTTATTCTAACCAACCCGATTTATTTTTTATTTATAAAAATGGATAACAGTTATAAACCGCAAGAAATCGAAGAGCAAGCGCAGCAATTTTGGCATAAAAAACAATCGTTTAATGTTACTGAAGACTTAAATAAAGAAAAATTCTACTGTTTATCCATGTTTCCTTATCCCAGTGGCTCTTTACACATGGGCCATGTGC includes:
- the lnt gene encoding apolipoprotein N-acyltransferase, producing MQLKYSTAFRAVIPFFLAGLIVPLGFAPFHFPGLSILGVGILFYLLQSPTLKFNFLSGFLFGFAYFGLGVSWVYVSIRVYGHIHPLLSFFITLLFIFLQSFYIGLVTLFFRKIYRNIPFLFSCVVFSAIWCLGEFLRATILSGFPWLLLGFSQIETPLRFMIPVVGIYGVSFLACLTATFFVGGVQKGRSHKYIYTLAALFILLGPALLNKSWTTVASEPQKIGIIQANLSMRDKWDETIFWRLLKTYSRKIQELIADNDIIVLPESAFPVPPSYIADFLDELDKQAKQLDTSVLIGIPQAANMAETAYFNTMIALGNAEGTYLKQHLVPFGEYIPLIFQRLNDWLGLPSSNMQPGKSHQKPILVKERPIASLICYELAYPSLLRKQLPDAQWIASISDDGWFGHSFAMYQQLQMAQALSLQTGRYQVLANNDGLSSVINDKGEIVASLPAFKSKTLQASLYPAFGSTPWVYYGDGPVLLSCCFIIGLAVFSSYKFLSFTNQKFTLNGVRGPVTRLSEPRS
- a CDS encoding saccharopine dehydrogenase family protein translates to MYNVLITGAGKIGSLIACLLTRSKEYNVHLADINFEGTDVKHLLTAMPDIKTVALDVKDQVAMQTYLQKHEIVAVVSCLPYFLNSYVAKAAKAGRAHYFDLTEDTSVTKVVKELAENAKTAFVPQCGLAPGFVSIVANTLLQEFDECHYAKLRVGALPQRTSNALQYSLTWSTEGLINEYGNPCHAIEGGTDTLVKPLEDLEAIQIEGCAFEAFNTSGGLGSLAELYRDKINTLNYKTMRYPGHCEKIRFLMNDLKLNEDRSILKTILERAIPKTYQDIVIIYVATGGIKQEELREHSYIKKIYPQKIEGIKWSAIQISTASGVCSVLDLILSQEDKYQGLILQESFTLNELLKNRFAQYFA
- a CDS encoding aldehyde dehydrogenase family protein, with the protein product MEILETLNIKNVNPGAFAGHTWESITNEKLLVSENPSTGEMIAKVSTCSLGDYEKIVSISQNAFLKWRDFPAPKRGEIVRQIGQALRKHKDALGTLVSMEMGKSKQEGDGEVQEMIDIADFAVGQSRMLYGKTMHSERPLHRMYEQWHPYGVIGVISAFNFPVAVWAWNAFISAICGNVTIWKPSAKTPLCAVAVQHICNQVLKENDCPEIFSVFIPQNHAIAEAFVKDRRIPLISFTGSTAVGKQVAGWVAERLGRSILELGGNNAIIVDESADLQLAIPAIVFGAIGTAGQRCTTTRRLFVHESIYTRVVDKLRHAYEQITIGDPLDSNNLMGPLIDKKAVEDFEEVITEIVKLGGKIEFGGKVLTRTGNFVQPTLISNISNHSPIVQKETFSPILYAMPFKTIQEAIAMQNAVPQGLSSALFTLNLKNAEIFLSAKGSDCGIANINIGTSGAEIGGAFGGEKDTGGGRESGSDSWKAYMRRQTNTINWGDSLPLAQGIKFNLASESNNEEKPAF